From a region of the Tachypleus tridentatus isolate NWPU-2018 chromosome 1, ASM421037v1, whole genome shotgun sequence genome:
- the LOC143229963 gene encoding uncharacterized protein LOC143229963 isoform X2 has product MCVEFHERIDSKQWVTTGATFRNVWSSKFCQQPLLNLFHRLKVRVQALRKDDILVVVVKDILIRFIVGSMYMLANLFSMVISVPFALESATDTPQVWMFGRFVSTQSNNAVQSHLKFVMKNLSSYRKPQRQLS; this is encoded by the exons ATGTG TGTGGAGTTCCATGAAAGAATAGATTCCAAACAATGGGTAACTACAGGGGCAACCTTTAGAAATGTGTGGAGTTCAAAGTTTTGTCAACAGCCTCTATTGAATCTATTTCATAGACTCAAAGTTCGTGTTCAA GCTCTAAGGAAGGATGACATATTGGTTGTTGTTGTGAAAGACATACTCATCAGGTTTATTGTAGGTTCAATGTATATGTTAGCAAACCTGTTTTCCATG GTTATTTCTGTTCCATTTGCCTTGGAAAGTGCTACAGATACTCCACAGGTTTGGATGTTTGGCCGTTTTGTCTCTACTCAATCAAATAATGCTGTCCAGTCTCATTTGAAATTTGTCATGAAAAACTTGTCCAGTTACAGAAAACCCCAGAGACAACTATCTTAG